The Streptococcus oralis DNA window GTTTCGTACGTAACACTGAGCGTTTCGTAGGTCAAGAATTTGATGCTAAAATCAAAGAAGTTGATCCTAAAGAAAACCGCTTCATCCTTTCACGTCGTGAAGTTGTTGAAGCAGCTACTGCAGCAGCTCGTGCTGAAGTATTCGGTAAATTGGCTGTTGGTGATGTCGTAACTGGTAAAGTTGCTCGTATCACAAGTTTCGGTGCTTTCATCGACCTTGGTGGGGTTGACGGATTGGTTCACTTGACTGAATTGTCACACGAACGTAACGTATCACCTAAATCAGTTGTAACTGTTGGTGAAGAAATCGAAGTGAAGATCCTTGATCTTAACGAAGAAGAAGGTCGCGTATCACTTTCACTTAAAGCAACAACACCTGGACCATGGGATGGCGTTGAGCAAAAATTGGCTAAAGGTGACGTAGTAGAAGGAACAGTTAAACGTTTGACTGACTTTGGTGCATTTGTTGAAGTATTGCCAGGTATTGATGGACTTGTTCACGTATCACAAATTTCACACAAACGTATCGAAAATCCAAAAGAAGCTCTTACTGTTGGTCAAGAAGTTACTGTTAAAGTCCTTGATGTTAACGCTGACGCAGAACGTGTATCACTTTCTATCAAAGCTCTTGAAGAACGTCCAGCTCAAGAAGAAGGACAAAAAGAAGAAAAACGTGCTGCTCGTCCACGTCGTCCAAAACGTCAAGAAAAACGTGATTTCGAACTTCCAGAAACACAAACAGGATTCTCAATGGCTGACTTGTTCGGTGATATCGAACTTTAATCAAATTGATAATCACAAAATCCTTTGTTTAAAACAAGGGATTTTTCTTTTGTCTCTTTCTCATTTTTGATATAATAGTTCTATGTTAGATTCAGAAAAACAATCACAATATCAAATGTTAAATGAGGAACTCTCTTATTTACTAGAAGGTGAGACCAATGTTCTTGCCAATCTTTCAAATGCTAGTGCCCTCCTAAAATCTCGCTTTCCGAATACTGTATTTGCAGGGTTTTATCTGTTTGATGGTAGCGAGTTGGTTTTAGGGCCTTTTCAGGGTGGTGTTTCTTGTATTCGCATTCCGCTTGGGAAAGGCGTGTGTGGAGAAGCTGCTGAGTTTCAAGAGACTGTTTTGGTTGGCGATGTGAGCACCTATCCAAACTACATTTCTTGTGATAGTATGGCCAAGAGTGAAATCGTGGTTCCTATGCTCAAGAATGGTCGATTGCTGGGTGTCTTAGACTTGGATTCTTCACTTATTGATGATTACAATGTCATTGACTGTGATTATTTGGAACAATTTGTCGCTATTTTGCTTGAGAAGACAGAATGGGACTTTACGATGTTTGAGGAGAAAGCCTAATGTATCAAGCACTTTATCGAAAATATAGAAGCCAGACTTTTTCACAACTGGTAGGCCAAGAAGTTGTGGCTAAAACCCTAAAACAAGCGGTCGAGCAGGAAAAGATTAGTCATGCCTATCTTTTCTCAGGCCCTCGTGGGACTGGGAAGACCAG harbors:
- the rpsA gene encoding 30S ribosomal protein S1, which produces MNEFEDLLNSVSQVEPGDVVSAEVLTVDATQANVAISGTGVEGVLTLRELTNDRDADINDFVKVGEVLDVLVLRQVVGKDTDTVTYLVSKKRLEARKAWDKLVGREEEVVTVKGTRAVKGGLSVEFEGVRGFIPASMLDTRFVRNTERFVGQEFDAKIKEVDPKENRFILSRREVVEAATAAARAEVFGKLAVGDVVTGKVARITSFGAFIDLGGVDGLVHLTELSHERNVSPKSVVTVGEEIEVKILDLNEEEGRVSLSLKATTPGPWDGVEQKLAKGDVVEGTVKRLTDFGAFVEVLPGIDGLVHVSQISHKRIENPKEALTVGQEVTVKVLDVNADAERVSLSIKALEERPAQEEGQKEEKRAARPRRPKRQEKRDFELPETQTGFSMADLFGDIEL
- a CDS encoding GAF domain-containing protein, which translates into the protein MLDSEKQSQYQMLNEELSYLLEGETNVLANLSNASALLKSRFPNTVFAGFYLFDGSELVLGPFQGGVSCIRIPLGKGVCGEAAEFQETVLVGDVSTYPNYISCDSMAKSEIVVPMLKNGRLLGVLDLDSSLIDDYNVIDCDYLEQFVAILLEKTEWDFTMFEEKA